CCAAGCGCTCATCACAGAGCACACACAGCAactttcaaaggaagaaagcaatgaATTTCAAACTTCATCTCCTTATGACCTCATCACGCAAAGCCTTATGAAAATTCAGCTCTTCTAGGGCAGAAAGAACAGGAGGGATGCGCGCAGGGCTGGATCAGatggaacagaaaacatttcccaaGGCCTAACGCtgaaagctgctgagggagggCGTAAGCGTGGCATTTCCAAGCCACCAGAGACTGCTCAGAGCCCTGCTGTATGCCCTGTGTCTGATGAGTGGCTGAGCTGAAGGTCTGAAAGGCACGAAGGGCTAATGGTCACTTACGTCCTCGTTTCTTGGTGTAGATGCAGGTAAGTGCCAGGTATTCCCAGAGCTTCTCCAGCAAGTAGTCCAGGTTCAATTTCATGCCGCAGCtgcaaaacagcacagaagccTCTGTGATTACTGCTGTTGTGATTTAGGGGTCCAGAAGAGCAAGGTGAAGCATCCTATTAGAGTGCTAGGAAACGAGGGGAAAAGGCCTTAATGAGGTCGGCAAAGGAGAAACACGCGATTAAACAAATAGGGctggcagaaaggaaaggagctCTGAAGCAGCAAAGCCCCGGCTGGATATATCAGCGCCTCCGAGGGAATGAGCCAGAGTGACTTATTCTGCCCTGCAGATGGTGTGGAGAAAGCAAGCAGCCTGCCTCTCCAGGGGAAGGAAGCCTGCAAAAAGCCACGTCGGGTTCTTCACTTCTCCCCCcaacagctgcaggcagccctgggagaAGCCCTTCCTTGGGAGAAGCTGGAGGAGGGGGTATGAAATGACCGGCCAAGCCATTTGGGCAGGACATGGAGCAGCGCGCAGGCTCCTACCTGATGACAACGCTGTGGGGTCGCCGAGCAAGACGATCCACTTCCTCCATGGATATCTGGTCAATCTTGTTATACACCtaagtgaaaggaaaaacaatccgTTCTTTAGTGAGGCAATTCAGCAACGCTGCTGACTTCTAATAAAATAAACCGTCAAAATTCAGGGGCCTAAATGTAAGCTTGGACCTCCTACAGCTCTCAGTTTGGGTTGCCTTGCAACTACCAGTGAATTTCACAGCCCCAGCGACTAGCACAGCTGTTAAATGACCCCTGGCACAAGGCACCACCAGTGAAAACTCAGAcgcagagcagcagaggagcagaagtCTCCAGGTCCTGCAGGCTTGGCGCTCCCAGGACGCGCAGCTCGTGCTGCTCCACGGCAGGCAGCCACCAGAGGGCACAGGGAGCGCGCACAGGACGGTCACACAGGTACAGCCAGGAAGAAGCTCTCTGGGAGCTCTGCTCCCACCTCTGCCATTAACATCGTCACTGCTTCAGGGACCGCAAAGGCCCAGGGTTTCCTTCAGCGGGGAATGGAGATGCTCGGTGCTGCAGAAGGCGGGCTGCGTCTGAGATACTCACGTAGAGGCACGGCATGTAGACCCTGTTGCCTACAATCACGTCGATGAACTCATCAGGGGAGCAATCCTCTCTGAAAAGGACCTCGGCGTTGAAGATTTCTGAGGTGAACGCTGTCAAGGCACAAATCCCAACATGCCTGAACACAGCTGTGAGCCAACGGGCCGAGCTTGCTCGGTGCAGCTTGGAGAAACGGAGCAGAGATGGGAAAAATCAACCCAGGCCCGTTCTTCACCCAGCGAGCACCAAGGAGACAGCGGGGCTGTCCCACAGCAGGCACCACTCGACTCACGGGCGGCTGACTTGAGGCTCAAGGGTCTCCGTTTTAGGAAAAGGATACTGTATTCGTGGAGGATGAGCTGCACCAGCTTCTCGGAGCACTGAGTCAACGTGACGGTGGAGTTGAAGGAGATGCCTCCCCCCTTCTTCGGCTGCAAGGAGGCAACAAAGCAACGTAGGAACAGTGCAAAATCCCCTCAGCCTGTCCAACACGAGGGGCAGCACACAGCGCCCTTGGCTTTGACAGGCACAAGCTGTGACTGTAGCAGCCCACCAGGCCTCACCTTGAAGTAGAtatttggtttgcttttgttcagcCGGATTCCTACGGATTCCAGTTCTTTCTCCAGCAGGGCCCTGCGGGGACAACGCACGTTAGGAGCTGTGAGAGTGAGCCCGGTCAGGTGGCAGCCacccctttcctttctgtcacGTTGATACAGCCTCGACAGAAGCTGTCACTGCAACGTAACACCCACAGCTAACGCAGGACAGAGCCTGGGGTGGAAATTAACTCAACGTCCCCATCTGACCAGTCATCCCGAAGGAACGATCCTTCGGACGAGAAGCCCAAGCTGAGGTCTGCAAAGCTCTGTAAATGCTGTGCCCAATCAGCCAGCAAGCTTCTAACGGAGCAGAACCTCTACCTTGCCCTCGAGAGCTTAAATACCGGATCCCCGACACACGCAAGATGCAGCATTTCAGGGAGCTGGCATGTTTCCTGGCCATGGATGGGGGAACCCGGCCCACCGCCCCAGCCCCACGTGCCCAGAAGCACGCACTCACCGCTGTACTTCACCCTTTGTGGCATCCAGCATCATAATAACAACGTCTGCTGTCCGGGCCACAGCTATCACCTGCCGGCCTCTGCCCTTCCCTGGGAAGAGAGGAGACAGAAGTGTGTCAGGGAGAGGAAACAGCTGAGTTCTGTGACAGACGGGGACTCGTGCTTGAAAGCAAGGAACAAGATCCTACAACcctgtgggggctgcagtcagctggggtggggggcgcCTGAGCGAGTCCGAAGCTGTCTCATGCCCGGCACAAGCCAGGAGAAACATTCTgtgctgctcccccccccccaggggttACACACCTAGAACACGTAAAGCTGTCTGCACACAGCTGCACGGGGTGAAACAACACTGCTGCCCGCAGGACAGCCCCAGCCTCATGCCACGGCAGCTCCAGGTCCAGATAGGGCTCACCCAGAGCGGCGGTGAGGGCACAGGGCTTACGCACAGCTGGGCAGAAAGGAGGGACCTCATTAACCAGGCCACGCTCCTCTGAGAGACCGTCAGGAGGTTCTCCTAAGTTTCATAAGGAGGAGGATGAAGCAAGGGACAAAGACAACGCCTCTTCCCAGAATCAGGAGTCCTGGCAGGACTGGCAGGCACGCAGGCAATCAGTCAAAACAAGTCCCTGTTTAGCTGTCATCTCCCCCTCCGCCCCTCTAGCATCTTTCTTTAGATTTCCCCCgaagcagaaggcagctgaGCAAGATAACAGTCACGCAGGAAGGTGAGAAGTGACTGACTTGCTCTGGCTCCCACCTCCAGAAAAGCATCTCTGTGCTCCATATAGAGCCTTACGTGGGCCCAGGGATAGGAATCGTGCCTCACTCAAGATCCAGAACGTTCGTTTGGAAAGCCAGCGCAGGAACTGCTGGCCCAGGAAACCCGCTAACATTTGAGCTGCCCAGGGGTGATGTTGAGGGCAGGCTCCTACTTCACACGAACGCAGAGATCAGCCAACCTTGTGCTGCTCCCTCGATGATCCCAGGCAGATCCAACAGCTGGATGTTGGCTCCTTTGTActgaaaaggaagcagagggACGGGAAGTTGAGCCTTGGGCAGGGCACCTGAGCTGCCTCTGAAGCCTGCAGACAGCGGAGCTGAGTGAACCCGACAGAGCGGGACAACTCTGCACAGAGCTGAGGGCTCTGCTGAGGCCGCCCCTGGAGCGTTTCCTACTgagctgccttcagcagccGCAGTGCGTTAGGTGCTGGCCTCCTGACGGGTCACAGCACCGCAGCTTGACAAAGCACCGGGAAAAGAGCACAGGACAACAGCAACGTTACCCTGAGCCGGGGACACGGAAAGGAAAGGAGACCAAAACGCTTTGTTGGCCTAACAAGCAAAGCACTGTAAGAAGCAAAAATCCACCGCCTCTTCCTGGGGTGGGTCAGAGGTGTCGAGATGCACACCGCAGGGCTTACAGTACCAGGAAAAAACGGGAGGATTTGGTTCCCTGGGTCTGCAGGGCCGTTAGCTTTCAGGCTGTAGCTGCGGTGAAGCCCCCAGGAATGGTTTCAGCCGTGGCTGGAGCTACAGGCTGCACTCGGATGCGTTACAGTActagtgtttgttttaaataatgaaagcGAACGCATTGGTGTTAACTCTGCCTCCCTTTCCGACCCACATTCCCCCATTACTCTTGGATGCTTTTCAGTTTGATGCCCTTTATCGTTTACTGACGGACGCTTAGACCACCACCAGCAGAACTCCTCGAGGACAGGAGTAGCTGTGTTTCCCCCTCCAAACCGCTCGCAGTACAGATTGCCTCTTGTAAAGCTTCATTCAAAACAAATCTGTCAAGGTTTCCAGCCATCTGGTCAACGGCGCCAACAGCAGCTGTAAAAAATTCAGCTGAGGACTCTCGCGTCGCTCCGGTCAGCCAAACCCCAGCACGTGAAACCCCCTCAGGCAGTCTGAGGGGTTGGGTAGCCTGGGGAAGTGCTCCGTCAGCGCCGCGGGGCGCAGAAAACCCGGCGGCACGGACACTCGAGGCCTCCTAAAGCTTAAAGCAGAAGCCAGCGGAGAGCtttggatgctgctgctgctcctcggcGGCAGCACAAGCGGTGCAGACAGCCACGGTCACACAGGCGGGTTGCTTACCGCCAGCTCCTGTCAGAGAGGAGACCCCTACTTACTTCTATGACTCCCGGGATGCACGTCAGGGTTGTGAACTCGTAGGAGGCGGCTTCGCTGGCAGTTGAGGTCATTAAGCTCAGGAAGGTGGACTGAAACACAAGAGGTCACCATCACAAAAGATACAACAACGAAAGCACTGGCAGGTGTTCACCAAAACACCCGGCAGCGTTACAAAGCCGCGCGGTGGCTCTGCAGGGACTGAGGCAGTAGGGGACTCCCGGCACTTCTCCTGGGTGAAGGCAAATCCTCCTCTCCGATATTTTCCCAGCACCTCTGTGGCGGGCTAAGCCCAGCTTTTGGGAACACCACACGAGGTGAAGGAGCAATTCCCCAGCTCGAACTTCCAGCTCCCAGCGTACAAAGACTTTCTGCCAACCCAAGAAGGTGAAACTCAAAGGGACGGCGCCGATCCCCCTCCCGGCACGCACACGCGGTTACCTCGGCACTCACTGACCTTACCCACGGAAGGAAACCCAATCAGCGCCACCCGGGCATCTCCAGATTTCATCACATCGAAGCCTTCTCCTTTTGCGGCAGAGGATTTGGAAGGTTCCAGCAACTGGGCTCTGTACTTCGCGAGCTTTGCCTTCAGGAGGCCGAGGTGGTACTCGGTAGCTGCGGAACGGGGACACAACAAGTGGTGAACAGGCAGCGGGGGGTAACTCGCTTCTGTGAGTGAGAAGCTTCCTAAAAAGAAACGCTCAGGTCTCAGCCGGGGGCTAAAGAAGTGCTGCCACGTGTGCTGGCTGCTCTACGCACGTCCTACAAGGGGAACATCGGCTGCTGAACCTTGGAGTAACTGCAGACAAAGTCaggtgggaggggaaaaaaacagcaagaagaatTGCTGGGtaaaagcagcagcccaggggagagcaggcagaggaTAAATGGCACGAAGGGAGCCCAGGGGGAGCACGAAGGGACCCCTGGAGCCCCCggggagcagccagccctcGGCCCAGCAGCTCACCCCTGCAGCACACCGTGCCCTTGGGCTGGGATCAATCTTCCCCTGCTCTCACCAATTTCTAAGAACACTTAACTTACACAGGTGAAGGTACTTTATTGACTCACTCCTACCCAGAGGCTTGAATTCACACCTGACACGGGGAAAAAACACCCAAAAAGGCAATTCCCGCAGCAGGAACTTGCTTTCCAACAGGGGGAGGGAACAAAATGGGAGGAAACGAGGGGGGAAGaagcccaggagctgggggatTTGCTACTTCTCATTCCCTGCGCCTCCTCCGCCCGTATGGCCCCGACCTCTCCTCACGAAGGCGCTGACGGGCccgggcccccccggccccagcccccccctgccccggggccgccccgcagccccccagccctcaccccccggctccccccgggcCCCCCACCCTTGTTTTTCTGGGTGCGGGCGATCTCCTTCTCGATCTCCGAGATCTTCTCCAGGATGCCCAtggcgccgcccgcccgccgccgccgcggccccCTCACGCCGCCCGCCGGAAGTGCCGCGGGCCCGGCCGTCCGCCCGCCTCAGCCGTCCGGGCTGCCCCCAGCGCGCACACACACGCTGCCGTGCACCCGCCGCAACGCTCCGGCCGGGCCCGAGCCCCCGCGCTTTGCGTTCCGCCCGCCACCGCGGCCCGCTCGCCTCATAAAATCCTAAAATTGTTAGGGGGGGAAAAGATCTTCAGGATCGTCTGGTCCAACcgtcacccaccaaaccatgtccccaagcaccacgtccaacctgtcctcgaacacccccagggacggtgacgccaccgCCCCCCTGGacaacccgtcccaatgcctggccactctttctgaggagaaatttCTCTGATTTCCAACCCGAACCTCCCCTGGCAACTTGAGGCTGTTCACTCTCgtcctgtcactagttacctgtgtGAAGaagttccctcagccgctcctcccaggacttgtgtcccaggTCCTTCACCAGCtctgtagc
This Oxyura jamaicensis isolate SHBP4307 breed ruddy duck chromosome 14, BPBGC_Ojam_1.0, whole genome shotgun sequence DNA region includes the following protein-coding sequences:
- the DRG2 gene encoding developmentally-regulated GTP-binding protein 2, with protein sequence MGILEKISEIEKEIARTQKNKATEYHLGLLKAKLAKYRAQLLEPSKSSAAKGEGFDVMKSGDARVALIGFPSVGKSTFLSLMTSTASEAASYEFTTLTCIPGVIEYKGANIQLLDLPGIIEGAAQGKGRGRQVIAVARTADVVIMMLDATKGEVQRALLEKELESVGIRLNKSKPNIYFKPKKGGGISFNSTVTLTQCSEKLVQLILHEYKIFNAEVLFREDCSPDEFIDVIVGNRVYMPCLYVYNKIDQISMEEVDRLARRPHSVVISCGMKLNLDYLLEKLWEYLALTCIYTKKRGQRPDFTDAIILRKGASVEHVCHRIHRSLASQFKYALVWGTSTKYSPQRVGLTHMMEHEDVIQIVKK